The following are encoded together in the bacterium genome:
- a CDS encoding tetratricopeptide repeat protein, translated as MTKQKTAPVKSEPTDRPFWRSRWLVLVLVVAALAPRLIILSQLTESPAFTHPVMDSEVYDDWAWTLADSWTNPDYAGPHGEAAKYLEGSFYMGPLYAYFLTGVYLLFGHLLLLAHLAGILVGVGTVLLTAAIGRRLYGPKIGFIAGLAAALYPALFLYDTAMLMSVLLVFFATLALYLVIRGQDGDRWYHWLGAGMSLGLYALGRANILVFAPVLAVWAFLALWKKVEPGARGFWNRLRARLKDNWKPGLRRVLLVTAGVLAFVVPATIHNAVAGGEFVPVTANGGINLYIGNNELATGEYVNPPMVDVKSDPGGRQYVSGLEVRPMTYGEVSDWWAAKAGEYIGKDFGRWLGLLATKALLFVHRHEIMQVANIHIILGWESPSYFFGVLVVLGLAALVWDRERRRRMGAVWLFVLVYSLTIVAFFVTARYRLPVVPLLLPPAVWAAVELVRRLKEGGKTRLKALALVVPGLLVTNLPLSLFGVELVGNDAVLHNNLGTIYYDQGVYSLAVDEYERAIRANPKIYLTYTNLGLAHLKLGMRTEAQRNFEQALSVYPNDSWALLNLGALFLERVEMGDKSALDTAETYLRRSMELNPGNPEVYRNLMKVSLARGDYAGAAAIVERGLKVAPDDPYFLFWLGGLYAERLNRPAEALDLLRRFYDTRPYTPDHEVALELITYLESQGY; from the coding sequence ATGACGAAGCAAAAAACCGCCCCCGTGAAGAGTGAACCGACGGACCGTCCCTTCTGGCGGAGCCGGTGGCTCGTGCTGGTTTTGGTGGTCGCGGCGCTGGCGCCCCGGCTCATCATCCTCTCCCAGCTCACCGAGAGCCCGGCCTTCACCCACCCGGTGATGGACTCCGAGGTCTACGACGACTGGGCCTGGACGCTGGCGGACTCGTGGACGAACCCGGATTACGCCGGCCCGCACGGGGAGGCGGCGAAGTACCTCGAGGGCTCGTTCTACATGGGGCCGCTCTACGCCTACTTCCTCACCGGGGTGTACCTCCTCTTCGGCCACTTGCTGCTCCTGGCGCACCTGGCGGGAATCCTGGTCGGCGTGGGGACGGTGCTTTTGACGGCCGCCATAGGCCGACGACTGTACGGACCGAAGATCGGCTTCATCGCCGGGCTGGCCGCGGCGCTCTACCCCGCCCTCTTCCTCTACGACACCGCGATGCTGATGAGCGTCCTGTTGGTCTTCTTCGCCACCCTGGCGCTCTACCTCGTCATCCGGGGGCAGGATGGGGACCGGTGGTACCACTGGCTGGGGGCGGGGATGAGCCTGGGGCTCTACGCCCTGGGACGGGCCAATATCCTCGTCTTCGCCCCGGTGCTGGCGGTGTGGGCCTTTCTCGCCCTGTGGAAAAAAGTCGAGCCCGGAGCGAGGGGCTTCTGGAACCGCCTCCGAGCGCGCCTCAAGGATAATTGGAAGCCCGGGCTGCGGCGTGTGCTCCTCGTGACCGCCGGGGTGCTGGCCTTCGTGGTCCCGGCCACCATCCACAACGCGGTCGCCGGCGGCGAGTTCGTCCCCGTAACCGCCAACGGCGGCATCAACCTCTACATCGGCAACAACGAGCTGGCCACCGGGGAGTACGTCAACCCGCCCATGGTGGACGTCAAGAGCGACCCGGGCGGCCGACAGTACGTGAGCGGCCTCGAGGTCCGCCCCATGACCTACGGCGAGGTGTCGGACTGGTGGGCGGCCAAGGCCGGCGAGTACATCGGCAAGGACTTCGGGCGCTGGCTCGGCCTCCTGGCGACCAAGGCGCTCCTCTTCGTCCACCGCCACGAGATCATGCAGGTGGCCAACATCCACATCATCCTGGGCTGGGAGTCGCCGTCCTACTTCTTCGGGGTGCTGGTCGTGCTGGGTTTGGCGGCCCTGGTCTGGGACCGCGAGCGGCGACGGCGGATGGGGGCCGTCTGGCTCTTCGTCCTGGTCTACTCCCTGACCATCGTCGCCTTCTTCGTCACCGCCCGGTACAGGCTGCCGGTGGTCCCGCTGCTGTTGCCGCCCGCCGTGTGGGCCGCGGTCGAGCTGGTCCGCCGACTGAAGGAGGGCGGCAAGACGCGCCTGAAAGCCCTGGCCCTGGTCGTCCCCGGGCTCCTGGTGACCAACCTCCCCTTGAGTCTGTTCGGCGTGGAGCTGGTCGGCAACGACGCCGTGCTGCACAACAACCTGGGCACCATCTACTACGACCAGGGGGTGTACTCACTCGCCGTGGACGAGTACGAGCGGGCGATTCGGGCCAACCCGAAGATTTATCTCACCTACACCAACCTGGGGCTGGCGCACCTGAAGCTGGGGATGCGCACGGAGGCGCAGCGGAATTTCGAGCAAGCGCTCTCGGTTTACCCCAACGACAGCTGGGCGCTCTTGAACCTCGGCGCGCTTTTCCTGGAGCGGGTGGAGATGGGCGACAAGTCGGCCCTGGACACGGCGGAGACCTACCTGCGGCGCTCGATGGAGCTCAACCCCGGCAATCCCGAGGTGTACCGGAACCTGATGAAGGTGAGCCTGGCGCGGGGGGATTACGCGGGCGCGGCGGCCATCGTCGAGCGGGGCCTGAAGGTGGCGCCCGACGACCCCTACTTCCTCTTCTGGCTGGGCGGGCTCTACGCCGAGCGGTTGAACCGGCCCGCCGAGGCGCTGGACCTTCTCCGTCGCTTCTACGATACCCGGCCCTACACCCCGGACCACGAGGTGGCGCTGGAGTTGATAACCTACCTCGAGTCGCAGGGGTATTGA
- a CDS encoding DUF2062 domain-containing protein has protein sequence MAWLKSIWHRFTSWLVGHKDPKEVALGLALGAAISLTPLIGLHAVLAVLLASITPSNRLAAILGTQLGNPFTLPFFFWLEYKIGSWITGVQVTTSLSFSQIGLEGAARRMVQLFGEAAWPYSVGMVVLAVLVGLAVYGLTVLTARVLHLRMRRRLVDTGSDEKSPPPS, from the coding sequence GTGGCGTGGCTGAAAAGCATCTGGCACCGTTTCACCTCCTGGCTCGTCGGGCATAAGGACCCCAAGGAGGTGGCGCTGGGGCTGGCCCTCGGGGCCGCGATATCCCTCACGCCTCTGATCGGCCTCCACGCCGTGCTGGCGGTGCTCCTGGCCTCGATAACCCCCTCGAACCGTCTGGCCGCCATTCTCGGCACCCAACTCGGCAACCCCTTCACCCTCCCCTTCTTCTTCTGGCTGGAGTACAAGATCGGGAGCTGGATAACCGGGGTGCAGGTGACGACCTCGCTCTCCTTCTCCCAGATCGGGTTGGAGGGGGCGGCGCGCCGCATGGTGCAGCTCTTCGGCGAGGCGGCCTGGCCCTACTCGGTGGGGATGGTCGTCCTGGCCGTGCTCGTGGGCCTGGCGGTCTACGGCCTGACGGTGCTCACGGCCCGGGTGCTGCACTTGAGGATGCGTCGCCGCCTGGTGGACACCGGGTCGGATGAAAAATCTCCCCCTCCCTCCTAA